The Chitinophaga pinensis DSM 2588 region GAAGCCTTCCTGAACGGAAGAAGGGTAGTGGCGATCTACGCCGAAAACAAACGTATGGTGAAAGGTATCCTCCACGGGGAGTCCGATACCCGCCGTACTGCTTTCGTCGAACCGGAAGAAACGATAGAACTGAACAATGACGTGATGTCCCTCGAAAGGGAAGAAAGTAAAGAGGTGTACAAAATACTGCGTACACTGACCCACCAGCTCAGTCAGCACAGTCACCTGCTCAATAACTATCACGAGATACTCGGACAATACGACTTTATCAGGGCAAAAGCCAAACTGGCGCTGGACATGGACGGTAACTACCCCATGCTGACGCCGCACGCGGAAGCGCATCTCGTAGACGCGCACCACCCGCTGCTGCTCCTGTATAACCGCCGTAACAAGAAACCGACCATCCCGGTGAACCTGACCCTGAACAAGGATAACCATATCCTGGTGATCAGCGGTCCGAATGCCGGCGGTAAAACCGTGACCATGAAAACGGTCGGCCTGATCCAGCTCATGCTGCAGGCAGGCCTGCTGGTGCCTGTACACCCCAGCTCACAACTCGGTATTTTCCGTCAGCTGATGATCCATATCGGTGATACTCAGTCCCTGGAATTTGAACTGAGTACTTATAGTTCTCACCTGAAGAACATGAAGTACTTCATGGAGAACGCCAATGGTAAGACCATGTTCTTCATCGATGAATTAGGTAGCGGTTCTGACCCGAATCTCGGGGGCGCCTTCGCAGAGGTGATCATGGAAGAAATGGCCAAGAAACACGCTTTTGGTATCGTTACCACCCACTACCTCAACCTGAAGGTAATGGCCAATAAGGTACGTGGTATCATCAACGGCGCTATGGGCTTCGACGAGGAAAACCTGTCGCCTATGTACAAACTGATCGTAGGTAAACCAGGTAGCTCGTATACGTTCTCTATCGCGCAGCGTATCGGTCTGCAGCCTGCCCTCATTGCCCGGGCCAAAAACCTGGTGGACGAAGGGCACTTCCAGCTGGATAAACTGCTCAACAAAGCAGAACAGGATCTGCAGAAAGTAGAAGCCAAGGAGAAAGAACTGCAGAAACTCCTGAAGGAGAATGAAAAGCTGAAACGTGAATACGAGATCCTGTCCGATAAGGAAAGGAAAACCCAGCAATTCACTACCCTGAAACTGCAAAACCAGATCAAGGAAGAAGAACTCCAGTACCTCAAGGATATGGAGCGCAAGCTGAAACAGATTGTTTTTGAGTGGAAACGTACAGATGACAAACAGAAAGTCATGAAACAGGCAGAAGCCCTGTTATTCCATAAACGCCAGAAACAGATCAACGAACGCTTCGAAAAGAAAATTCAGGATAAATTCCTGGAGGTAGTAGGAGCCGACCTGAAACTGGGCGACCAGGTAAAGATCAAGAGCAATGGCCAGGTAGGAAAGCTGATGGAAGTCCGCGACAAACGCGGTATCGTAAAACTCGGCAATATTCCGATGAACGTGGCACTGTCTGACCTGGTACTGGTGAAAGAGCGGCCGAAAGAAGAAACGGCTAAGTAGTACTTAATGAAGAATTAAGCATTTATTACATATTATAATCAGGAGGGCGCTTCATTTTGAGGCGCCCTTTTTTTTGGACCTGAATATAAAGCGCTCGCTGAAACAATCCACACCTGTAATGCTATCCTGCATTCAATAGATCAACTGTAAGGTTTTTCTGTACTGAATAACTATACTGTCTCGCTTCGTAATATGATATAAACCAATGTCGTCCCATAGATAACCCTTATATAAGCCGTAGATAACCCGTACTTATAAGAATGTGTTATCTACGGCTTATATACGGGTTATCTACGGCTTATCTGGGAATTATCTGAAATATTGAATAAAATCTCAACCGAAGCAACTTTATAACTAGCATATTTAATGCAGGTTCACTTGACAGGTCAGCAATTGTTTCAGCGACCATTTTCTCCCCTGAAAGCTTTTAGGTGAGGAAGGATGCGAATGCCTTTTAACACTTGATGAAAATTAATAATTAATGGTTTTTCGCCTGACCCCGCTCCAATAATTCTCAATACTTGCAATATTTCTTTAGCCGGCTAATTAATTTGTATTATCTTCGTTTTATGAACAGACCGATGATGTGTAGTACCATCAGTCACCTGCTGACGCAGATCTGCAAGGTACACAGGAATAAAGGCAACCAGATGCTGGCTGCCCATCAGCTCCACGCCGGTCAGGAGCACTTCCTGGCGCAGCTGTTGTGTGGGGGGCCTATGACGATGAATGAACTCACGGAAAATCTGGAAGTAACACCCGCAACTGTAACACGAACAGCCGAACGACTGGAGAAAAACGGGTTTCTCACAAAAGAAAAATGTAATAACGATCAGCGGGTTGTGAGAGTCAGCCTGACTGATAAAGGAAAAGAAGCAGCCACCGATATAATAGATACTACCTGGAATAAGCTGGAACAGCAGATGGTAAAAAACATGAGTACAGAAGAAAAGGTATTGCTCAGACGACTGCTAATGCAGGTATTGGAAAACATAGAAGAGGAAGAATAGGCGCATTTTTCCTTTTTTTTAAATTATTTATTTAGCCGGCTAATTAAATGCAGGATTGAAAAGTAGCGCAAACTGTATGGAACTAAATTATCGAGATATAAATTAATATCAGAAGAATAACTATGATTTGTGGGTGGAATGTATACTTTTGTACCACCATAACGAACACCATACGTTAATACTACTTGTTACCACCTGCTTCTGTCCGGATCCAATAATGAGATCTGCCTGATCCCCTTATTTACTGTAGTGTGCATTACTAATACCAAACGTCAAGTATTATGAGGAATAATGTATTGATACCCGTTTACGACTATGCCGACGTCAACAGGCCTGGTAATCCTGTGAGAGGATTTCATATTGACCGTACAACCTATCTGGTACAACCTGAAGATGTGTCTGAGCCGCACAGACGTTCCAATTACAGCCTTACGTTGTTATTATCCGGCGAAAGCATACAATATATAGACTTCGAAAAATATACCGTGAAAGCACCGGCACTGATCATGTTATCTCCTGATCAGATCTACCGGTATACCGGTGATAGCCTGTCTGAAATTGTGAACATTTCCTTCTCTCCGGAATTTTTGCTGCCAGAAACATCTGCCAGTGGAATGGTGTGCTGGTCATGCGTATTTGAAAAAGCGATTGTGCCACTTACCGACGGACAGCTCAAAGAGCTGCTGGGCTTTGCACGCCTCATGCTCAGAGAAACGGAAAATCCGCAGCCACTCAGTGACCTGATCATCCGTAGTCAGCTGAAATCGCTGATGGCCGCTACCGCCAGACTGCCGCAACTCGATATCGCCTCTATCCAGTCGGATACCTTACCTAACCGTATCGTCAGACAATTCAATGAACTGTCCGACATCCATTATAAAGATAAAACACAGGTAGCCCATTACGCAGAACTGATGTTTGTAACGCCAGGTCACCTGAATGACACGATTAAGTCCGCATTAGGGAAGACCGCTAAACAAATTATAGACGAAAAACGTATTACTGAAGCAAAGCGGTTATTGTATTGGGGTGAACATACAATTAAAGAGATTGCAGGACAACTGAACTTTGAAGATGACGGTTATTTTAATCGCTTCTTTAAAAAACATACAGGTGCAACACCTGCTTCTTTTCAACGTAGCATCCGTGAAAAGTACAATTAATACCGTAATTAGTTAAATGATTTTCTTTTTTATACGTCCTATTTTTGTAAATCGGATAGAATGGAAACTGTTTTAGCAATCGTCAACTAAAACCGAACGCTCATGAAGTACAATGATCTCACCTGTTAATTATCAGGAACCAAATTTCTCTATTAGCTATTATTAGTAAATCTACCCCGTAGTTCCAACACTACGCAACGACAACTATTTTCTTTCCATCAACCGGGAAGGGATATGGCAAGGTTTGCCCATAGCTCCACAATGTGTCTGAAATCGCCAATAAAGATTACAGCGTGTCCGGCTATTGTCAATAATCAAAGAAAACACAAAACCGTATGAACCACTTATTTCAACAAGTTTACAAACAAAAGCCTGTAGGCTTTCTCTATAGCCTGATACTGCTGGCAGTATTATCAGGTTGCGCTTCCTCTTCCGCTAATCCGGAAGGTGGTGCTCCTCCTGTAACTGCGTTGCCTGTATTCAAGGCCGCCGCGGTTCCTGCTTCCACTCACCGTGAATATAACGCTGCACTGGAAGGTAAGGTGAACGTGGAGATCCGTGCACAGGTAGATGGATATATCGATAAGATCTTTGTAGATGAAGGCGCTTATGTGAAAGCCGGACAACCATTATTCCGCATCAATGATCGTCCTTATCAGGAACAGTTGAGCAACGCATCAGCCAGTCTGCTGGCGGCACAGGCCAATGAAGAAAAAGCATCGCTGGAAGTATCCAGACTGACGCCGCTGGTAGACAATAATGTTGTATCCGACATACAGCTGAAAACGGCCAAAGCCGCTTACCAGGCTGCAAAAGCCAATGTAGCACAGGCACAGGCCATGGTCAGCAATGCACGAATTAACGTAGGTTTTACGCTGATCACAGCGCCTGTGAGCGGTTATATCGGCCGCATTCCTTATAAGAATGGTAGCCTTGTAGGTCGTAGCGAAGCGCAGCCACTCACCGTGCTGTCTGATGTAAATGAAGTATATGCTTACTTCTCTATGAGTGAAATTGACTTCCTGCAATTCAAGGATAAATTCCCAGGCAATACCATCGCGGAAAAAGTAAAACAACTGCCGCCGGTTGAACTGGTATTACCCGATAATACCATTTATCCTGAAAAAGGCCGCATCGAAACCATGGAAGGTCAGTTCGATAAAACAATGGGCGCCGTAAGTTTCCGCGCTACATTTCCAAACCCGAACGGTCTGCTGCGCTCCGGCAATACAGGTAAAGTAAAACTCTCTGAATCCTTTGCTGCATTGGTGGTACCACAGGAAGCTACTTTCGAATTACAGGATAAGATCTTCGTATTTACTGTTGGCGACAGTAATAAAGTAGCAAGCAAACCGATCACCGTATCAGGCAAAAATGGTGCGTACTATTTCGTGGCAAAAGGCGTGAGCGCCGGTGAATCTGTTGTATACACCGGGTTAGACCGTCTGCGTGATGGAATGGTGATTCAACCGCAACCCATTTCAATGGATAGTCTGCTGAAAGCCAGACCGCTCTAACTGACGACAGTATAGTAATGTACTCCCCGCTGTCACGGTTTGAAAAGACCGCAGGGGATAGTACACTCCGGACATCCTGACAAACAACTAACGCAAGCAATTATGTTAAGAAGATTTATAGAAAGACCCGTACTGGCAACGGTGGTGTCCATTATCCTGGTATTGCTGGGATTATTGTCGCTCGCCACCCTGCCCGTGACGCAGTTCCCCGATATCGCACCGCCCAGTGTGGCCGTAACAGCCTCCTATCCGGGTGCGAACGCGGAAGTGGTAGCCCGTTCAGTAGCAACGCCTATTGAAGAAGCAGTGAATGGTGTGGAGAACATGACCTATATGACCTCCACTTCCAACAACGACGGCTCCATGACGCTGACCGTATACTTTAAACTGGGTACTGATCCTGACCTCGCCGCTGTAAACGTACAGAACCGCGTGGCGAAAGCGACCAGCCTCCTGCCGGTAGAAGTAGTGAGCGCAGGTATCACCACACAGAAACAGCAGAACAGTATGATCATGGTGGTGAACCTGTTCAGCGAAATGGCTGAATATGATGAGAAGTTTTTGCAGAACTACGCAAAGATCAACATCATCCCCGAAATACAACGTGTGACCGGTGTCGGTCAGGCAATGGTATTCGGTGCGAAAGATTACTCTATGCGTATCTGGTTGCGCCCTGACCGTCTCGCTGCCAATAACCTGTCTCCCCAGGATGTATTGAGCGCGATCCGTGAACAGAACCTTGAAGCAGCACCAGGTCGTTTCGGTGAAAGCAGCAAGGAAGCATTTGAATATGTGATCAAATACAAAGGAAAGCGTAACCAGAATGCACAGTATGAAGACATCGTACTGAAAGCAAATGCAGACGGTTCGCTGCTGCGCCTGAAAGACGTGGCACGTGTAGAATTCGGTTCCTTTACTTATAGCAGTGACACACACGTAAATGGTAAATATGGTATCGGTATCGCGATTTATCAGACGGCCGGTTCCAATGCCAACGAAATACAGACGCAGGTAAACGAGCTGATGAAAAAAGCAGCCGGGCTGTTCCCGAATGGGGTAGATTATTTCAATATCTACAGCACCAAGGAATACCTGGATGAATCGATCGACCAGGTGAAACATACACTGATAGAAGCCTTTATCCTGGTGTTTATAGTTGTGTTCATCTTCCTGCAGGATTTCCGTTCTACCCTGATTCCTGCTATCGCAGTACCTGTAGCGATCATCGGTACTTTCTTCTTCATGCAGCTGTTTGGTTTTACCATCAACCTGCTTACCCTGTTCGCACTCGTACTGGCCATCGGTATTGTGGTGGATGACGCCATTGTGGTCGTCGAAGCCGTACACTCAAAAATGGAGACCATTAATATGTCCCCAAGGGCAGCCACGATCACCAGTATGCAGGAGATATCCGGTGCGATCATCTCCATCACCCTCGTAATGGCAGCGGTATTCATACCGGTTGGTTTCATGCAGGGACCGGCAGGGGTATTCTACCGGCAGTTCGCCTTCACACTGGCAATTGCCATCCTGATCTCCGCACTGAACGCATTGACCCTGAGTCCGGCCTTATGTGCGCTGCTGCTGAAGAACAACCATAGCAATCAAACGCACGGCACTGCTTATACAAAAGGTTTTGGTAAGCGCTTCTTTACAGCTTTCAACTCCGGTTTTGAAGCAGTGACCAATAAATACATCCATAGCGTTCGTTTCCTTGTAAGACGCAAATGGGTGCCTTTAACTGCGCTGGCAATTATTATCGGTGTGACCGTATGGCTGGTGAAGAGAACCCCGACCGGTTTTATCCCCACAGAGGATAATGGTTTTGTGGTATATTCTGTAACCATGCCGCCGGGATCTTCCCTGCAACGTACACAGGAAGTGGTGAATAAAGTAGAGAAGGAAATGAAAGCGTTGGAATCAGTGAACAGTTTCCTGAGCGTATCGGGTTTCAACCTGCTCACCAACTCTAACAGTTCTGCTTCTGCCGTAGGTTTCGTGAAACTGAAGAAACACGAAGAGCGTGGTCAGATGAAAGACCTGAAAGATGTAATGGGCATGATGCAGGCTAAACTGGCGGGCATCAAGGAAGCCAATATCTTCATGTTTAACATTCCGACCGTGCCTGGTTTCAGTAACGTGGATGGTTTTGAGGTGATCCTGCAGGACCGTAACGGCGGACCAATCGATAAACTGGCCAATACGGCGTATGGTTTTATCGGCGAACTGATGAAACGTAAAGAGATCGCTTTTGCCTTCACCACCTTCAATGCCGGTAACCCGCAATATAACCTGGAAATCGATGAAGCAAAGGCCAAACAGCTGGGTATCTCTTTATCAGATATCCTCCAGACCATGCAGGTATATTATGGCAGCACCTTCGCTTCCGACTTCAACCGCTTCGGTAAATACTACCGTGTAATTGTACAGGCGGAAGCGCCTGCACGTGCAGAACCGGCTTCATTGAACGAGATTTTTGTAAAGAACAGTACCGGTGAAATGGTACCGGTGAATGCAGTCGTGAAACTGGAAAGAGTATACGGTCCGGAAACAGTGACCCGTAATAACCTCTTCAATGCCGTAACGATTAACGGTCAGCCGAAACCTGGTTACAGCTCCGGTGACGCGATCAAGGCAGTAGAAGAAGTGGCACAGCAATACCTGCCAAGAGGTTATTCTTATGAGTGGGTAGGTATGACGAAAGAGGAGATTGCGGCAGGCGGACAGGCAGGTATCATCTTCCTGTTATGTCTTGTGTTTGTATACTTCCTGCTGGCCGCACAGTATGAAAGTTATATCCTGCCGTTGTCAGTGCTACTGTCTATTCCGCTGGGTATCTTCGGTGTATTCGTATTCATTAACCTGTTTGGTATTGACAATAATATATATGTGCAGGTAGGTCTGATCATGCTGATTGGTCTGTTGGCGAAAAACGCGATCCTGATCGTGGAATATGCCGTACAGCGACGTCGTAATGGTATGGGACTATTAGCTGCTGCACTGGAAGCATCCCGTTTACGTCTCCGTCCGATCCTGATGACGTCCTTCGCCTTTGTGGCTGGTCTGACACCGCTGATGCGGGCGACAGGTTCCTCGGCATTGGGTAACCGTTCCATCAGTACCGGCGCGGCTGGTGGTATGCTGACAGGTGTGATACTGGGTATCTTCGCTATTCCTGTATTGTTTATCATTTTCCAGTATTTACAGGAGAGGATCAGCGGTAAGCCGTTCAAGACGACACATACAGATGCAGCAAGCGATGCAACCGTATAAGCGCTTCTAATATTAAAGTATAAAGAAAACAGGATGACACTAAAATATATTCGCCTTTCAATCGTCTCTACACTTATAGTTGCGGGATTGGTAGCATGTCGGGTGGGTCGCAATTACCAACGACCCTCCCTGGCACTGCCGGCTCAGTACAATGATACAGTGTCGGCAGCAAGTGCTGACAGCAGCATTGCGACTTTGGAATGGAAACAGTTTTTTACAGATACGACATTACAGGGACTGATAGGAAGGGCGCTGAGCGGGAACTATGATTTGCAACTGGCAATTAAACGCATAGAAACGGCACAGGCATACTTAAAACAAGCGAAATTAGGCTGGCTGCCAACGGTAAATCTCCAGGCAGCAGCGTCTACTTCCATCCCTTCAAAGAATAGTTTGAACGGAACCAGTCTGAATACTTTCCTGGGTACTGAGCATATCGAAGACTACAGTCTGAATGCCGGCCTTTCCTGGGAGATCGATGTATGGGGTAAGATCAAACGTCGCAAGGAAGCGGCACTGGCCAGCTACCTCGGTACATTTGAAGGCATGCATGCGGTACAGACAGGATTGGTGGCAGATATTGCCAACAGTTATTATAACCTGCTGATGCTGGATGCACAGCTGGAAATCGCCAGGAGCAACGTATTACTGAGTGATACTATCGTACAGATGATCCGTTTGCAGAAGACGGCCGGCGAAACCACCGAACTGGCGGTACAACAGGCAGAGGCACAACGTCAGACAGCTGCTTTACTGATTCCGCAGCTGGAACAGGCAAAAGCGATCGAACAGAATACCCTGCGTATACTGGCCGGAGAACTGCCTGGTACGGTGGCATATAGTACGACGCTGATCACCACACCACTCCGCGAACTGATGCCTGCCGGCGTACCTGCAGCACTGCTGAGTAACAGACCGGATGTAAAAGAACAGGAAATGGCGCTGGTAGCTGCGAATGCAGAAGTAGGCGTAGCACAGGCCAGTATGTATCCGGCCTTGAACATTACGGCAAGTGGCGGCGTGAATGCTTTTAAAGCAAGCGACTGGTTTACATTACCGGCTTCGCTGTTTGGTATGGTAGCAGGAAGTCTTACTCAACCGGTGTTTCAGCGTGGACAACTCAAAACGAACCTTGAAGTAGCAAAGATTCAGCGTGAAGAAGCGGTGATCAGGTTCAGACAGGTAGCGCTGAATGCGATCGGAGAGGTGTCCAACTCCCTGGTGAGACTGGATAAGCTGAAAGAGCAGCAGGTAATCGCCTCTAACCAGGTAACTACACTGGCGCTGGCTACTTCTCAGGCAAGAATGCTGTTCCGCAGTGGCATGGCTAACTACCTGGATGTGATCACTGCGCAGGGCCGGTCGTTACAGGCATCACTCACACAGGCTGATATTACCCGTCAGCAACTGAGCGCTTCTGTTGAATTATACAGGAGTCTGGGAGGAGGTTGGAAATAGGGGATGAAAAATAAAACAGTTGTAATAGGTAGATAAATGTTTGTAACCCAATAGCGCCACAACTCTGTGGCGCTATTTATTTTTGTTGTTAACTATAATAAAAAAAGCTGTTTCTGAATAGAAACAGCCGTTTGGTAACCAATGCCAACTTGATAAAAATATCAGGTTTAATTTTCGCTGATGATCCGATATCTTATTGATAACAATACAAAGGTGAAAAAAATGATGTTGTATAGCAATGCAGGAATCAGGGTTTAATTTGTATTAATTATGGACGTTAGTACTCCTTACCGAATAGCCTCACATAGGTGGATTGCGCATGTTGCAGAATGCCCAGTGTGTTGAGAAATTTAATGGCGGCATCATTGGCTACGTGCATACTGACTTCAATACCCGCGTAAGGCTGATCATGTCCGCCTGCGTGGATAAGACTCCTGATAAAATTACCGGCAATGCCTTTTCTGCGATACTGCCGGCGTATGTACAATTCGTCAATCCCGAGCATTAGTCCGCCGTATTCGTTACTCCAGTAACAGAATGAAATGGCATATCCGGCCGGTTCTCCATCACATGCAATTATGCTGACAGTACCCATGTCGTGATGTTGTTCATAAAAAAGTAAGGTAGATACGATCTTATTTTGAGCGAGGTTTTTACGGCTGATGATCTCGCCGTATAATTCCGTGGACATCATAGTAAGTACTTCCGCATCATTCAACCGCGCAGCGCTGTATGTGGTGTTCATGTTCTATTGTAATGGAACTCAAATCTATGCATGGACCCGCTATAGATCAATTGTCAGATCATAGTATGTTTTGTCTTTTTTATCGTGCAGATGGTCGCAGTAACCGGCGTCATAACATCTTTCTGCTCGATAAAAATGACAACACTTGCAGGTAATTGGCAATTGTCCTGGCACTATATTGGAAATAGCTTTGCAACTATTCGCCTTTGGCAATTGTTAATTCATCAACATAAACTTTAAACACAATGAGCACAGAGATCAGGTTACCACTGGATCCGGATGTAGATCCTGCTATTGACAGCAAAGTTAAAGCGTTCCTGCACGCTTTAAATACAAGTGGTGGCCAGCCACTGGAAACATTATCACCTGTGGATGCACGCGCCGTGCTGACAGGTGCACAGGAATCCGTACAGGTAGATGTTTCGGGCGTGGAGTTTTCCGAGAAGACCATCACATCTGAAGGAATCACCGTCAAACTGGATATCGTACGTCCTGCTGGTGTGAGCGGTAAACTGCCGGTGTTCATGTTCTTCCACGGTGGTGGATGGGTGCTGGGCGATTTCCCTACACATAAACGACTGGTGCGTGACCTGGTAGTGGCATCCGGCGCTGTTGCCGTTTTCCCTAATTATACACCTGCACCGGAAGCAAAATTCCCTACACAGATCAATGAGGCATATGCTGCTACCAGATGGGTAGCTGAACATGGTGATGAGATCAGTGTAGATGGTAAGAACCTGGCACTGGCTGGTAATAGCGTGGGTGGTAATATGACTGCTGTTGTAGCTATTCTTGCGAAAGAAAAACACGGGCCTGCAATCAAAGGACAGGTAATGCTCTGGCCGGTAACAAACGCCGATTTCGAAACCGGTTCTTACAACCTGTTTGCAACAGGCCGTTTCCTGACAAAAGAAATGATGAAATGGTTCTTTGATAATTACTCGACACCTGCACAACGCAGCGATATTCATATCTCACCTTTACAGGCGACGACAGAACAGCTGAAAGGACTCCCGCCCGCATTAGTGCTGGTAGCTGAGAATGATGTATTGCGTGATGAAGGAGAAGCATATGCACGTAAACTCGATCAGGCAGGGGTACCGGTAGCGCTGGTGCGTTACCAGGGAATGATCCATGACTGGGGATTATTAAACCCACTCGCTACTGTTTCTGGTACGCGTTCTGCGATGGATCATGCCGGTGCAGAACTGAAGAAATATCTGCAACAGTAAACGAACACTGTTACTATATAAAAGCTCCTGACAAATCAGCCATGATTGCTCAGGGGCTTATCTTTTATATGCCTCTCAGCCCCGCCGGCGAAAACCTTTGTACTCATTCATGGTTCCTGGCAGGGCGCCTTTGTATAGCAATCCGTAAAAACACTGCTTGAACAACACGGGCAGAAAGTGGTCGTTGTCGAACTACCCGCACATGGAGAAGATACGACTGCTCCGCAGAACGTAACTATTGATGCATACAGGGATAAAGTGATCGCGGCAATCAATGCAACGAAACAAAAGGTCGTCCTCGTAGGACACAGTATGGGAGGTGCAGTGATTACGGCTACTGCCGAAAAAATACCTGCACAGATTGAGAAACTGGTGTATATAGGGGCGTTTGTACCTGCAAACGGTCAGTCTGTCCTGGATCTATCCGGTATGGATAAACAATCGGAACTGCCGGCTTCACTGATCTTTCCGACACCGGCTACCATTGCGGTAAAACCAGAGAATCTGATCGATGTGTTTTGTCAGGATGGATCAGCTGCAGTAAAAGAACAGCTGGTCGCGAAATATCGTGACGAACCGGCTATCCCGTTCACGAATAAGGCGGTTGTTACAGCGGCCAACTTTGGTTCAGTTGACGAGTATTATATCCACACCAATCAGGATCACGCGATCGGTATAGATCTGCAAAATCAGATGGCGGCTGCGGCAGGTATCAAAAATATATATGCGCTCAATACAGGACATAGTCCTTTTCTGTCCAAACCGGACTCAGTAAGTACTGTATTGCTGAAAATCATAGAATAAAAAACTGCAGGAATGCCTGTTATCACGCGGGGCTGATAACCAGGCATTCCTTTCTGAAATCAGAGAAGGTAATACCGGTTGCATTTTTGAAGAATTTGCTGAAGTGCGCAATGTCAGAAAAACCAAGATACCAGGCCACTTCTTTCATACATTCATCGGAATAGGCCACCCTTCTTTTTGCTTCCAGTATAATACGCTGGCGGATATGATAGCTCGCGGGATAGGCAGTCGTCTTTTTGATGATCTCATTGAGATAGTTAGGGGTTACTGCCAGCAGTTTCGCATAATCAGCTACTTTCCGGTGTGTTTTGAAATTAACTTCTACGAGGGATTTAAACTTCTCCGTCAGCTCCAGGTTACGCGTCTGAATAACGGTGGTCAATGGTCCCTGAAACTGGCGGGTAACATAAATCAGGAAGATTTTCAGATAACGGCGTAGCATCTCCGTTTTGAACAGATAGACATTATTACATTCCTTCAGCATTTTTAATGCAACTTCCTGCATCTCTCTCGCGATATCGTTGTTCACGCTGATACCTGCAGAACGGGAGAACGCCTGGAACAGCCCCGAATTATACATCAGGTCAAATTCCTGTTCACCCATGTGCAGGAATGCCTCGGTAAATGATAATATAAAGCCTTCGGTACTTTCATCTTCTCTCAGCTGATGTAACTGTCCGGGGGTAATACAAAAAATGCTGTTACTTTCCAGTTTGAAGATTTCAAGGTCCAGTACCAGGGTACCGCTTCCTTTTGTGATCCAGATGATCTCTATATAGTTTTGTTT contains the following coding sequences:
- a CDS encoding efflux RND transporter periplasmic adaptor subunit; this encodes MNHLFQQVYKQKPVGFLYSLILLAVLSGCASSSANPEGGAPPVTALPVFKAAAVPASTHREYNAALEGKVNVEIRAQVDGYIDKIFVDEGAYVKAGQPLFRINDRPYQEQLSNASASLLAAQANEEKASLEVSRLTPLVDNNVVSDIQLKTAKAAYQAAKANVAQAQAMVSNARINVGFTLITAPVSGYIGRIPYKNGSLVGRSEAQPLTVLSDVNEVYAYFSMSEIDFLQFKDKFPGNTIAEKVKQLPPVELVLPDNTIYPEKGRIETMEGQFDKTMGAVSFRATFPNPNGLLRSGNTGKVKLSESFAALVVPQEATFELQDKIFVFTVGDSNKVASKPITVSGKNGAYYFVAKGVSAGESVVYTGLDRLRDGMVIQPQPISMDSLLKARPL
- a CDS encoding endonuclease MutS2 — its product is MKYFPDSALVQLEFDKVQALLKEHCKTELGKQMADELRLHTHIDYVKTALQQAHEYKQLTLLQEHFPNDYVLNLKNELRLLSIQGAVLSEEQIMQLRKLAESMHSIVRFFDHDRRVTYAGLFSVITHTHYEKKITALIDEVLDEHGEVRDNATPELAKIRMNLFRKRNELRRAFERCLSKLSKLGYLADTEEAFLNGRRVVAIYAENKRMVKGILHGESDTRRTAFVEPEETIELNNDVMSLEREESKEVYKILRTLTHQLSQHSHLLNNYHEILGQYDFIRAKAKLALDMDGNYPMLTPHAEAHLVDAHHPLLLLYNRRNKKPTIPVNLTLNKDNHILVISGPNAGGKTVTMKTVGLIQLMLQAGLLVPVHPSSQLGIFRQLMIHIGDTQSLEFELSTYSSHLKNMKYFMENANGKTMFFIDELGSGSDPNLGGAFAEVIMEEMAKKHAFGIVTTHYLNLKVMANKVRGIINGAMGFDEENLSPMYKLIVGKPGSSYTFSIAQRIGLQPALIARAKNLVDEGHFQLDKLLNKAEQDLQKVEAKEKELQKLLKENEKLKREYEILSDKERKTQQFTTLKLQNQIKEEELQYLKDMERKLKQIVFEWKRTDDKQKVMKQAEALLFHKRQKQINERFEKKIQDKFLEVVGADLKLGDQVKIKSNGQVGKLMEVRDKRGIVKLGNIPMNVALSDLVLVKERPKEETAK
- a CDS encoding helix-turn-helix domain-containing protein translates to MRNNVLIPVYDYADVNRPGNPVRGFHIDRTTYLVQPEDVSEPHRRSNYSLTLLLSGESIQYIDFEKYTVKAPALIMLSPDQIYRYTGDSLSEIVNISFSPEFLLPETSASGMVCWSCVFEKAIVPLTDGQLKELLGFARLMLRETENPQPLSDLIIRSQLKSLMAATARLPQLDIASIQSDTLPNRIVRQFNELSDIHYKDKTQVAHYAELMFVTPGHLNDTIKSALGKTAKQIIDEKRITEAKRLLYWGEHTIKEIAGQLNFEDDGYFNRFFKKHTGATPASFQRSIREKYN
- a CDS encoding MarR family winged helix-turn-helix transcriptional regulator → MNRPMMCSTISHLLTQICKVHRNKGNQMLAAHQLHAGQEHFLAQLLCGGPMTMNELTENLEVTPATVTRTAERLEKNGFLTKEKCNNDQRVVRVSLTDKGKEAATDIIDTTWNKLEQQMVKNMSTEEKVLLRRLLMQVLENIEEEE